A single region of the Pseudomonas granadensis genome encodes:
- a CDS encoding tRNA-uridine aminocarboxypropyltransferase: MNHAPNAVARLRDQREDEGIKPIQARGFRSERCRDCRVIISHCLCAWRPTVETRSGVCLIMTGKEVFKPSNTGWLIADVVRDNHAFIWSRTEPDPQLLALLNDPQWQPYLVFPGEYVEPSRVTNTVAADSRKRPLFILLDATWTEARKIFRKSPYFDQLPILSLLPDKLSRYRLRRSTRSEHLCTAEVAALCLELAGDADAASALDAYFDVFSQHYLGAKQQLDKNESTPAHAELQRYIPKPQAELAQ, encoded by the coding sequence ATGAACCATGCCCCCAACGCCGTAGCCCGCTTGCGCGATCAGCGTGAAGATGAAGGCATCAAGCCGATTCAGGCCCGGGGCTTTCGCTCCGAGCGCTGCCGCGACTGCCGGGTGATCATCAGCCATTGCCTGTGCGCCTGGCGGCCGACTGTCGAAACCCGTTCGGGCGTGTGCCTGATCATGACCGGTAAAGAGGTGTTCAAACCCAGCAACACCGGTTGGCTGATTGCCGATGTGGTGCGCGACAACCATGCGTTCATCTGGTCGCGCACCGAGCCAGACCCGCAGTTGCTGGCATTGCTCAACGATCCGCAATGGCAGCCGTATCTGGTGTTCCCGGGCGAGTATGTCGAGCCGTCGCGAGTGACCAACACCGTCGCCGCCGATAGCCGCAAGCGCCCGCTGTTCATTCTGCTGGATGCGACCTGGACCGAAGCGCGAAAGATTTTCCGCAAGAGTCCGTATTTCGATCAGCTGCCGATCTTGAGCCTGTTGCCCGACAAACTCTCGCGCTACCGCTTGCGCCGCTCGACCCGCAGCGAGCATCTGTGCACCGCAGAAGTGGCAGCGCTGTGCCTGGAACTGGCCGGTGATGCGGATGCCGCTTCGGCGCTGGACGCGTATTTCGACGTGTTCAGCCAGCATTACCTCGGCGCAAAACAGCAACTGGACAAGAACGAGTCAACGCCGGCTCATGCCGAGTTGCAACGCTATATACCAAAGCCGCAGGCGGAGTTGGCGCAATAG
- the erdR gene encoding response regulator transcription factor ErdR, translating to MATYDILIADDHPLFRSALHQAVTLGLGPDVRLVEVASIAELETRLTEKADWDLVLLDLNMPGAYGFSGLVLLRGQYPQIPVVMVSAQEEASVMVKSREFGASGFIPKSSDLSVIQQAVRKVLDGDVFWPPQAFEAVSVSDEAKAASDGLASLTPQQFRVLTMVCEGLLNKQIAYELSVSEATIKAHVTAIFRKLNVRTRTQAALLLQQLESIPSQ from the coding sequence ATGGCCACATACGACATCCTGATTGCCGATGATCACCCGCTGTTTCGCAGCGCCCTGCATCAAGCGGTGACGCTGGGCCTCGGCCCGGACGTGCGGCTGGTGGAAGTCGCAAGCATCGCCGAGCTGGAAACCCGCCTCACCGAAAAAGCCGACTGGGATCTGGTCCTGCTGGACCTGAACATGCCCGGCGCCTACGGTTTTTCCGGATTGGTCTTGCTGCGCGGGCAATACCCCCAGATTCCGGTAGTGATGGTCTCAGCCCAGGAAGAAGCTTCGGTGATGGTCAAATCCCGCGAGTTCGGCGCCAGCGGCTTTATCCCCAAGTCCAGCGATCTGAGCGTGATTCAGCAAGCCGTGCGCAAAGTCCTCGACGGCGATGTGTTCTGGCCGCCGCAAGCGTTCGAAGCGGTGAGCGTGTCCGACGAAGCCAAAGCCGCCAGCGATGGCCTCGCCAGCCTGACACCGCAGCAGTTTCGCGTATTGACCATGGTCTGCGAAGGCCTGCTGAACAAGCAGATTGCCTATGAGCTGAGTGTGTCGGAGGCGACCATCAAGGCCCACGTCACGGCGATCTTTCGCAAACTGAATGTGCGCACGCGCACGCAAGCGGCGTTACTGCTGCAACAACTTGAGTCAATTCCGAGCCAGTGA
- a CDS encoding diacylglycerol kinase, producing the protein MSPFKGQTGLKRILNASGYSLDGLRAAFTGEAAFRQLVLLNVVLVPLTFFLNVSRVEQAVLIAVCLLALIVELLNSAVEAAIDRISLELHPLSKNAKDMGSAAQFVALSMIALVWAVILL; encoded by the coding sequence ATGTCACCTTTCAAGGGCCAGACCGGCCTGAAACGTATTCTCAACGCCTCCGGTTATTCGCTCGACGGCCTGCGCGCGGCGTTTACCGGCGAAGCGGCGTTTCGCCAATTGGTGTTGCTCAATGTCGTGCTGGTCCCGTTGACCTTCTTTCTCAATGTCAGCCGTGTCGAACAAGCCGTATTGATCGCCGTATGCCTGCTGGCACTGATCGTGGAACTGTTGAACTCGGCGGTGGAAGCGGCCATTGACCGCATCTCGCTGGAACTGCACCCGCTGTCGAAGAACGCCAAGGACATGGGCAGTGCTGCGCAGTTCGTGGCATTGAGCATGATCGCGTTGGTGTGGGCGGTGATTCTGCTTTAA